Proteins from a single region of Euwallacea similis isolate ESF13 chromosome 21, ESF131.1, whole genome shotgun sequence:
- the LOC136415944 gene encoding uncharacterized protein → MTFEEIQGYYNFIVKEVRDAGEYFLQSKNEAIAVENKSVHELVTKYDKNIEALLVSKIKAKYPNHKFIGEEASELVNTKITLTNDPTWIIDPVDGTTNFSRKIPMSGISVGLTINKEQILGVVNIPYLNEFYSALKGHGAFLNGETIRCSNITDPKEAVLCYEIGAASRSAQHHKLIMSRLNVLMNEVLAVRCFGCPILSQCYVASRKLDVYQCDGLHPWDAAAGTIIVKEAGGSVMESSGKTFDLMKPNFLVSATHELGERVAAINRSANEN, encoded by the exons ATGACTTTTGAGGAGATACAAGGCTATTACAACTTTATTGTAAAAGAAGTCAGGGATGCCGGTGAG TACTTCCTGCAGTCCAAAAATGAAGCAATAGCAGTAGAGAACAAGTCTGTCCACGAGCTAGTGACCAAGTATGATAAAAACATAGAGGCACTCTTGGTTAGCAAAATTAAAGCCAAATATCCCAATCATAA ATTCATCGGAGAAGAAGCGTCCGAATTAGTCAACACAAAAATAACCCTCACCAATGACCCCACATGGATTATAGATCCCGTGGATGGAACTACTAACTTTTCGCGTAAAATACCCATGAGTGGCATTTCCGTGGGCTTAACCATAAACAAAGAACAAATACTAGGAGTGGTGAACATACCATATCTCAATGAATTTTATTCGGCCTTAAAAGGCCACGGGGCTTTCTTGAATGGAGAAACAATTCGGTGTAGTAATATCACAG ATCCGAAAGAAGCTGTATTGTGTTACGAAATAGGAGCGGCATCCAGGTCCGCTCAACACCACAAATTGATTATGTCAAGACTGAACGTACTAATGAACGAAGTACTTGC GGTAAGGTGCTTTGGATGTCCGATTCTCAGCCAGTGTTATGTAGCTTCAAGGAAACTGGATGTCTACCAATGTGATGGTTTACATCCTTGGGACGCTGCTGCTGGGACCATAATTGTGAAGGAAGCAGGGGGATCTGTGATGGAATCTTCGG GTAAGACGTTCGATCTCATGAAGCCCAATTTCTTGGTGAGTGCTACGCATGAATTGGGCGAAAGAGTGGCTGCAATAAACAGAAGTGccaatgaaaattga